The Podospora pseudopauciseta strain CBS 411.78 chromosome 2 map unlocalized CBS411.78m_2, whole genome shotgun sequence genome has a window encoding:
- a CDS encoding uncharacterized protein (COG:S; EggNog:ENOG503NVQY), with protein MDYARLRAQALSNGDDEEAVTVDTRALIDKVLARYSGEWTTLRELIQNAADAQATTVKVKFETIPSISVPLPQTTNQSEVLKHAVQNHTLRRLVVQNDGQPFTKTDWARLKRIAEGNPDETKIGAFGVGFYSVFADCEEPFVSSGSEAMAFYWKGNALFTKKYSLPQEQVTKDTAFILDYRNTTTPLPNLLSVSQFLATSLTFVALDSVEFWIDDWRILSLQKKSSPSLGVPIPRDLETRAQGGLMKLKAAGRTSTQIDGTFMSVIGWKPQAVAANRNNEQHVSEMPSLRSFFSKLTSATSQAAGLRGKAAREEQVVQDSIAEDLTALSTSTIFLRVTAATIETNVGANFSAELERATKKPPPKETKLSILTSSYDETVASEMSASSQAAKVADIFASVLPSKKPGGRVFIGFPTAQTTGAGMHIFAPSVIPTVEREAIDLNARWVRTWNQDMLRVAGILSRLAFINEMADLDEKLKRLPTDNKKGPPLADVEKFAPEALHILKTYTFLDSTPSAQVGELIEEAFWTAWKRPTIEVFSSRGVLSTSKVRNSSEEVSKFVGGIPVILNSMKNDPFIKKLIEFELIKDVTVDDICQELGSKAMDKDQLRHFIQWISNAAAAVDYSQPDLRRLLDVAVATVSEGGDSGEIVTLGTILFYHNKNIPATLPVPPTCLPHAFTAGIPEVKLRALGWEPLGIVPWLRFLIESAGQKEEQNLMKNASFAVQVLTVLSKSWDNLSPSSKSSVESALRNITVMPTKMGMKKPNEAFFPSVKLFDDLPTLEGCANVKEKFLTTLGVRKTVDLDTIFTRLLSPTPTSAGGAAPRWSHMELIRYLASVEADIPAADLKKLRESALCPAEDGPRGMEPAKGTSRLYKVSELFEPKDTLRALRLPIIQWPGPPGSFRATGKEGRFLATLGLRPYPSVSELVDMMASTDEELRRKSMTYFIQNHSVNGYAVFDISKTPKAILPIEGDEEALVSPSQCFVNERASVLGHKILRRQLHDHAPKFGVRRDPDMARCVDRLLANPPKDRSNAIALFEYFASRLADLDMSALAKLKNAAIVPVVRKKGTSFGFGIKAEESIVYVKPQNCYLGNSTTYGDIFDFVDFGQNANAFLFKCGARTEPTKHEIATLACSEPARLLSVMQSPDRYLSLLRSLADDWSTLRKDKELIRKMRSSAWLLGSMELATSKPKESDDTSYEEEDAPVKHYVLAAPADIVILDDYISYRLFKESLLCAPEDEALEAFYQALGSENLGSRVKEHILVGTKRSRQDGAEWLRKHVIERSKIFLHEYAKDKRELVKRDAKWLEANLQVISVSSVGLRRSLQGHNKYHQEKRSAASTQGDNCWILYVAAEHKDDKPDMYQVGQAICQLLLNRPNQSAYFFFEPFLKLGLLQLRDRGYNVDRILRAKAAEARIAEEARRKALEAEQSKIREREQEWEQNRAAEAARQEVKTPTRDQMPGAFHDSPEDDHALAPPPQQQKYRRGFFSDLTRRLGLDTGDDGEQQRQLENFAPPSQPERDTKRPVSSGENKTRKADDGRVTSPAVVQQNLLNAINSTRAHDSTSLFSPPTEREVKEKAVYCDTTPAQNITFAAEAPRGMRVFISKDISTDASTFLANNIAEIKQFELLLSDCGEIYRLPAKALHIFYDETGGTIAFNANGSVFCNLRFFNQLHRAMGDNGIGVERELKGQKRVEATTWWWVVLAHELAHNLVREHDAKHSYYTESFIQQYFPSMMAKAVGWMAEGGNAGSASGGGSALPSSGRQQGVPRAGTQQSTASTAAAAPPPPYTEDDLRGQQPSNGASYW; from the exons ATGGACTACGCACGGCTTCGTGCGCAAGCCTTGAGCAATGGTGACGACGAAGAAGCGGTCACTGTCGATACCCGCGCCCTAATCGACAAGGTATTGGCGAGATACTCTGGGGAGTGGACGACCCTCCGAGAGCTGATCCAGAACGCCGCCGATGCACAAGCTACCACAGTCAAGGTCAAGTTCGAGACAATACCCTCGATCAGCGTCCCGCTTCCACAGACGACGAACCAGTCCGAGGTGCTTAAACATGCCGTCCAGAATCATACCCTCCGACGATTGGTGGTGCAGAACGATGGCCAGCCGTTTACAAAGACAGACTGGGCGAGACTGAAGAGGATTGCGGAGGGAAACCCGGATGAGACCAAGATTGGCgcttttggggttgggttcTACAGTGTCTTTGCCGACTGCGAGGAGCCATTTGTCAGCTCGGGAAGCGAGGCGATGGCGTTTTACTGGAAGGGGAACGCGCTGTTTACGAAGAAGTATTCGCTGCCGCAGGAGCAGGTGACCAAGGACACGGCTTTTATTCTGGACTACAGGAATACGACGACGCCGCTGCCGAATTTGCTGTCGGTTAGCCAGTTCCTTGCTACCAGTTTGACGTTTGTTGCGTTGGACAGTGTGGAGTTTTGGATTGATGACTGGAGGATATTGTCACTTCAGAAGAAGTCGTCACCAAGCTTGGGGGTTCCCATTCCGAGGGATTTGGAGACGAGAGCACAGGGAGGGCTCATGAAGCTGAAGGCGGCCGGCCGCACAAGCACACAGATTGATGGGACGTTTATGAGTGTTATTGGGTGGAAGCCCCAGGCGGTTGCGGCCAATAGGAACAATGAGCAGCATGTTTCTGAGATGCCCTCACTCAGGAGTTTCTTCTCGAAGCTTACTTCGGCTACTTCCCAGGCGGCGGGACTGAGAGGAAAGGCTGCTAGGGAGGAGCAGGTTGTACAGGATTCCATTGCCGAAGATCTCACGGCTTTGTCGACATCGACCATTTTTCTTCGGGTTACTGCGGCTACGATCGAGACGAATGTTGGTGCCAACTTTTCTGCTGAGCTAGAGCGAGCTACCAAGAAACCGCCACCTAAGGAGACGAAGTTGTCGATTTTGACTTCGTCATATGATGAGACTGTTGCGTCGGAGATGTCTGCCTCCAGCCAGGCTGCCAAGGTGGCCGATATCTTTGCGTCGGTTTTGCCTAGCAAGAAGCCGGGTGGTCGTGTCTTCATTGGTTTCCCAACTGCCCAGACAACTGGTGCTGGTATGCATATTTTTGCGCCCTCGGTTATCCCGACTGTCGAGCGCGAGGCTATCGATCTAAATGCTCGATGGGTACGGACATGGAATCAGGATATGTTGCGCGTGGCAGGCATTCTTTCCCGTCTCGCTTTTATCAACGAGATGGCGGACCTGGATGAGAAGCTCAAGCGACTGCCTACCGACAACAAAAAGGGGCCACCGCTGGCTGATGTGGAGAAGTTCGCGCCAGAGGCTCTCCATATCCTCAAGACATACACCTTTTTGGACTCTACGCCTAGCGCTCAGGTGGGCGAGCTCATTGAAGAGGCTTTTTGGACTGCCTGGAAGCGTCCTACGATTGAGGTGTTTTCGTCGAGAGGTGTCCTGTCCACCTCCAAGGTCCGAAACTCGTCTGAGGAGGTCAGCAAGTTTGTTGGAGGAATTCCGGTTATTCTAAACTCGATGAAGAATGATCCGTTCATCAAAAAGTTGATCGAGTTTGAGCTGATCAAGGATGTCACTGTTGACGATATCTGTCAAGAGCTGGGCTCAAAGGCGATGGACAAGGACCAGCTTCGACATTTTATTCAGTGGATTTCGaatgccgctgccgctgtaGATTATTCTCAGCCCGACCTTAGACGACTCTtggatgttgctgttgcgaCTGTTAGTGAGGGTGGTGACTCGGGTGAGATAGTCACACTGGGCACGATTTTGTTCTACCACAACAAGAACATTCCTGCGACGCTCCCAGTGCCGCCGACTTGCTTGCCACATGCCTTTACGGCTGGTATTCCTGAGGTCAAGCTTCGCGCTCTCGGGTGGGAGCCTCTGGGGATTGTGCCGTGGCTTCGGTTTTTGATTGAATCTGCCGGACaaaaggaggagcagaaTCTGATGAAGAATGCTTCGTTCGCGGTTCAGGTCTTGACGGTGCTTTCAAAGAGCTGGGATAACCTCAGCCCAAGCTCAAAGTCCTCGGTCGAGTCGGCGTTGCGGAACATCACGGTTATGCCGACCAAGATGGGCATGAAGAAGCCAAACGAAGCTTTCTTTCCCTCTGTCAAGTTGTTTGATGATCTGCCAACGCTCGAGGGGTGTGCCAATGTCAAGGAGAAATTCCTCACGACCCTTGGAGTGAGAAAGACAGTTGATCTGGACACCATCTTCACGCGGCTGTTGAGTCCAACACCTACTTCTGCCGGAGGAGCCGCGCCACGATGGAGCCATATGGAACTTATTCGGTACCTTGCTTCGGTCGAAGCGGATATCCCTGCTGCTGACTTGAAGAAGCTGAGAGAGTCAGCTCTCTGCCCTGCCGAAGATGGACCTCGTGGCATGGAGCCCGCAAAGGGCACGTCACGTCTCTACAAGGTTTCTGAGCTATTCGAGCCAAAGGATACGCTCCGGGCTTTGCGGTTGCCTATTATCCAATGGCCTGGACCTCCAGGTAGCTTCAGGGCCACCGGCAAAGAGGGGCGATTCCTCGCCACGCTTGGTCTGCGACCTTATCCTTCGGTCTCTGAGTTGGTGGACATGATGGCTTCAACAGACGAGGAGCTTCGGAGAAAATCTATGACCTACTTTATTCAGAACCACTCGGTCAATGGGTATGCTGTCTTTGACATCTCCAAGACTCCCAAGGCTATCCTCCCGattgagggtgatgaggaggcgcTGGTTTCCCCATCGCAGTGCTTTGTCAATGAGCGGGCTTCTGTTCTTGGTCACAAGATCCTCCGGAGACAGCTTCATGACCATGCGCCGAAGTTTGGTGTTCGGCGCGACCCCGACATGGCGCGTTGCGTCGACAGGCTCTTGGCCAACCCGCCCAAGGACCGCAGTAATGCTATTGCTCTCTTTGAGTACTTTGCCAGTCGGCTCGCGGACCTTGACATGAGCGCCCTGGCGAAGCTGAAGAATGCTGCCATCGTCCCGGTGGTGAGAAAGAAGGGCACATCGTTTGGATTCGGCATCAAGGCAGAGGAGTCGATTGTCTATGTCAAGCCCCAAAACTGTTACCTTGGCAACTCGACCACCTACGGGGACATCTTTGACTTTGTTGACTTTGGTCAGAACGCCAATGCGTTCTTGTTCAAGTGCGGGGCGCGGACGGAGCCGACAAAGCATGAGATTGCCACGCTGGCGTGCAGTGAGCCGGCCCGGCTGCTGAGTGTGATGCAGAGTCCGGATAGGTATCTGAGTCTGCTGAGATCGCTGGCTGATGACTGGAGCACGTTGAGGAAGGATAAGGAGTTGATTAGGAAGATGAGGTCGTCGGCTTGGTTGCTGGGGTCGATGGAGTTGGCGACTAGTAAGCCGAAGGAGTCGGATGATACGAGctatgaggaggaggatgcgccGGTGAAGCATTATGTATTGGCTGCGCCGGCTGATATTGTCATTTTGGATGATTACATCAGTTACAGGCTCTTTAAAGAGTCGCTACTGTGTGCGCCGGAGGATGAAGCCCTTGAAGCTTTTTACCAGGCGCTTGGGTCCGAGAACTTGGGGAGTCGAGTCAAGGAGCATATTCTGGTTGGCACCAAGAGATCGAGACAGGATGGAGCAGAGTGGCTGAGAAAGCATGTGATTGAGCGGTCCAAGATCTTCTTGCATGAATATGCGAAGGACAAGCGGGAGCTGGTCAAGAGGGATGCGAAGTGGTTGGAGGCGAATCTTCAGGTCATTTCTGTGTCTTCGGTTGGACTGAGGCGGTCGCTTCAGGGACACAACAAGTATCATCAGGAGAAGCGCTCTGCGGCTAGTACCCAGGGCGACAACTGCTGGATCCTATATGTTGCGGCTGAACATAAAGATGATAAGCCGGACATGTACCAGGTCGGGCAGGCCATCTGCCAACTTTTGCTCAACAGGCCGAATCAGTCGGCCTACTTCTTTTTTGAGCCGTTCCTGAAGCTTGGGTTGCTTCAGTTACGGGATCGTGGGTACAATGTCGATCGTATCCTGCGTgccaaggctgctgaggccAGGATCGCGGAGGAAGCGAGACGCAAGGCTCTCGAGGCAGAACAGAGCAAGATTCGGGAGCGGGAACAGGAGTGGGAACAGAATCGTGCGGCAGAGGCTGCTCGTCAAGAGGTTAAGACGCCCACTCGTGATCAGATGCCTGGTGCCTTCCACGATTCACCCGAAGATGACCATGCTTTGGCTCCTCCGCCGCAACAACAGAAATACAGAAGGGGCTTCTTTTCTGATTTGACCAGACGGCTGGGACTGGACACCGGGGATGACGGCGAGCAACAAAGGCAACTCGAAAACTTtgcacctccctcccaacctgAACGAGACACCAAACGCCCTGTCTCCTCGggagaaaacaaaacccGCAAAGCAGACGACGGCCGCGTCACCTCCCCAGCAGTTGTCCAGCAAAACCTGCTCAACGCGATCAACTCGACCCGCGCTCACGACTCGACCAgcctcttctctccccctACCGAGAGGGAAGTCAAAGAAAAGGCTGTCTACTGCGACACCACCCCGGCACAAAACATCACTTTCGCGGCGGAGGCTCCCCGCGGAATGCGAGTCTTTATCTCCAAAGACATCTCCACTGACGCCTCAACCTTTTTGGCGAACAATATCGCCGAAATCAAGCAGTTTGAGCTGTTGCTGAGTGACTGCGGGGAGATTTACCGGTTGCCGGCGAAGGCGCTACATATCTTTTATGATGAAACGGGTGGGACGATTGCTTTTAATGCAAACGGGAGTGTGTTTTGCAATTTGAGGTTTTTTAACCAGCTTCATCGTGCTATGGGGGATAATGGGAtaggggtggagagggagctgaaggggcagaagagggtggaggcTACgacttggtggtgggttgtgtTGGCGCATGAGCTGGCGCATAATCTGGTGAGGGAGCATGATGCGAAGCATAGTTATTATAC GGAGAGTTTTATTCAGCAGTATTTTCCGAGCATGATGGCCAAGGCTGTGGGTTGGATGGCTGAGGGTGGGAATGCTGGGAGTGCCTCCGGGGGTGGTTCGGCTTTGCCATCCTCGGGGAGACAGCAGGGTGTTCCTAGGGCCGGTACGCAGCAGAGCACCGCTagtactgctgctgctgctccgccgccgccgtatACCGAGGACGATTTGCGGGGGCAGCAGCCGAGTAACGGGGCTAGTTattggtga
- the FDH1_2 gene encoding formate dehydrogenase (NAD+) (EggNog:ENOG503NWKW; COG:C), whose protein sequence is MVKVLAVLYDGGKHAEEVPGLLGTTENELGIRKWLEDQGHTLVTTSDKEGENSTFDKELVDAEVIITTPFHPGYLTAERLAKAKKLKLAITAGIGSDHVDLNAANKTNGGITVAEVTGSNVVSVAEHVVMTILVLVRNFVPAHEMIEQGRWDVAEAAKNEFDLEDKVVGTVAVGRIGERVLRRLKAFDCKELLYYDYQPLSPEKEKEIGCRRVDSLEEMLAQCDVVTINCPLHEKTKGLFNKDLIAKMKPGSWLVNTARGAIVVKEDVAEALKSGHLRGYGGDVWFPQPAPADHVLRTAKNPFGGGNAMVPHMSGTSLDAQKRYALGTKSILESYLSGKFDYKPEDLIVHGGDYATKAYGERAKLVKKDVAGA, encoded by the exons ATG GTCAAAGTACTTGCCGTTCTGTACGATGGTGGGAAGCACGCTGAGGAG GTCCCCGGCCTCCTAGGCACCACCGAGAACGAGCTCGGAATCCGCAAGTGGCTCGAGGACCAGGGCCACACTCTGGTGACGACTTCTGacaaggagggggagaactCTACTTTTGACAAGGAGTTGGTCGACGCCGAGGTTATCATTACTACTCC ATTCCACCCCGGCTACCTCACCGCCGAGCGCCTCGCCAAGGCAaagaagctcaagctcgCCATCACGGCCGGCATCGGCTCCGACCATGTCGACCTCAACGCCGCCAACAAGACCAACGGCGGTATCACGGTTGCCGAAGTCACCGGCTCCAACGTTGTTTCCGTTGCCGAGCACGTCGTCATGACCATCCTTGTTCTTGTCAGGAATTTCGTCCCCGCTCACGAGATGATTGAGCAAGGTCGTTGGGATGTTGccgaggcggccaagaaTGAGTTTGATCTCGAGGACAAGGTCGTCGGTACCGTGGCTGTTGGCCGCATCGGTGAGCGTGTGCTCCGCCGCCTCAAGGCGTTTGACTGCAAGGAGCTTCTCTACTACGACTATCAGCCTCTGAGCcctgagaaggagaaggagattggCTGCCGCAGGGTGGACTCGCTCGAGGAGATGCTTGCCCAGTGTGATGTTGTCACAATCAACTGCCCTCTTCACGAGAAGACCAAGGGATTGTTTAACAAGGATTTGATTGCCAAGATGAAGCCTG GCTCATGGCTCGTCAACACTGCCCGTGGCGCCATTGTCGTCAAGGAGGACGTCGCCGAGGCGCTCAAGTCTGGCCACCTCCGCGGCTATGGCGGTGATGTCTGGTTCCCCCAGCCCGCTCCTGCCGACCACGTACTGCGGACGGCCAAGAACccttttggtggtggcaacGCCATGGTCCCCCACATGTCTGGTACTTCGCTCGATGCCCAGAAGAGGTACGCTCTCGGCACCAAGTCCATATTGGAGAGTTACCTATCGGGCAAGTTCGACTACAAGCCTGAGGATCTGATTGTACACGGCGGTGATTATGCCACCAAGGCTTATGGTGAGCGGGCCAAGCTTGTCAAGAAGGATGTCGCTGGTGCGTAa
- a CDS encoding uncharacterized protein (COG:S; EggNog:ENOG503P48Q) has translation MDLLSTVRKTGSRGGVNFSWDEVATSAHRENYLGHSLKAPVGRWAKGRDLNWYAKADATAADSNETEEERAARERRDEIRKIKEAEEDAIALALGLPPPVRNASGANAVEVPADGPSAMVVKGPARAPMYEEEEEEEDKKGSEAPRDKGDREHRHRHWHRDRDEYSERRHRRRHRSRDGHRDRSRSRERRRDRPDGEDKERRHRRRSRSPERDHDRHSRSHRSRQDDNDGPRFTRESGQRRHRSRSRSRSRDRHERSRHHDRRRSRSRDRR, from the coding sequence ATGGACCTCCTCTCCACAGTTCGCAAAACCGGCTCTCGCGGCGGCGTCAACTTCTCCTGGGACGAAGTAGCCACCTCGGCCCACAGAGAAAATTACCTAGGCCACTCCCTCAAAGCCCCCGTGGGCCGTTGGGCCAAAGGCAGAGACCTCAACTGGTATGCCAAAGCCgacgccaccgccgccgactCGAACGAGacagaggaagagagagcaGCCCGCGAGCGCCGCGATGAGATTcgcaagatcaaggaggccgaggaggacgcgATTGCGCTGGCTCTAGGGCTACCTCCCCCGGTGAGGAATGCCAGCGGGGCGAATGCGGTGGAGGTACCGGCAGATGGACCATCGGCAATGGTAGTCAAGGGGCCTGCGAGGGCACCTATgtatgaggaggaggaggaggaggaggataagaaGGGGTCAGAGGCGCCGCGAGACAAGGGTGACAGGGAACACAGACATCGGCACTGGCATCGCGATAGAGACGAGTACTCGGAAAGACGACACAGGAGGAGACACAGGAGCCGGGATGGTCATCGTGATCGCAGTCGCAGCAGGGAACGAAGACGGGACAGGCCAGACGGGGAAGACAAAGAGCGAAGACACCGCCGGAGGAGTCGCAGCCCAGAACGCGACCATGATCGACACAGCCGCAGCCACAGATCAAGACAAGACGACAATGATGGACCTAGATTCACCCGCGAATCCGGCCAGCGCAGACACCGGAGTAGAAGTCGAAGCCGGAGCAGAGATAGGCACGAAAGGTCCAGACACCACGATCGCCGGCGCAGCAGAAGTCGGGACCGGCGCTGA
- the MED6 gene encoding Mediator of RNA polymerase II transcription subunit 6 (EggNog:ENOG503P0AP; COG:K; BUSCO:EOG09264S40), with protein MATTSSRSDPLDEIRFTGPVEFEGGIHNNSVLYYFATSPFYDKTSNNEVLFQQGLNNPNMMQFLATREAFEGRLRTMSGLEFIVAQEPAETGPGAGTGVWVINKQTRRKRREGEEDEIAVHSVYYIVGEHIHMAPSFADIMSARLATISNFLSNILPSSASVQAWSPATGRVYNQPSTTTAGSNSVKAITASAQQQSQGSRQQSDIGLPTTRDFEKALYLHEQYGDQYMDENPITGRPGEFHLSSTGRAKVNLSAAAAAKPLPVKLPTINTKVADSPLTSKPTGKETKSPKIPGGPGKLKRRKSSKAAVTPS; from the exons ATggcaaccacctcctccaggaGCGATCCTCTGGATGAGATCCGCTTCACCGGCCCAGTCGAGTTCGAGGGGGGCATCCACAACAACAGTGTGCTCTACTACTTCGCTACCTCGCCCTTTTACGACAAGACCTCCAACAATGAGGTTCTCTTCCAGCAAGGTCTCAACAATCCCAACATGATGCAATTCCTGGCCACCCGAGAGGCTTTTGAGGGCCGCTTGCGCACCATGTCTGGCCTCGAGTTCATCGTTGCCCAGGAGCCAGCCGAGACAGGCCCCGGCGCGGGAACTGGCGTCTGGGTAATCAACAAACAGACACGCCGCAAGAGaagagagggcgaggaggatgagatcGCTGTCCACTCGGTATACTATATTGTTGGAGAGCATATTCACATGGCTCCCAGCTTTGCTGACATCATGAGCGCTCGACTC GCAACCATCTCCAACTTCCTCAGCAATATTCTTCCGTCTTCAGCTTCCGTCCAAGCCTGGTCTCCTGCAACTGGCCGCGTCTACAACCAACCCTCCACTACCACGGCAGGCTCCAATTCTGTCAAAGCTATCACGGCCTCTGCTCAGCAACAATCTCAAGGTTCAAGACAACAGAGCGACATCGGTCTCCCCACAACCCGAGACTTTGAAAAAGCTCTCTATCTTCATGAGCAATACGGCGATCAGTACATGGATGAGAACCCCATCACCGGACGGCCGGGCGAATTtcacctctcctccaccggcaGAGCCAAAGTTAACCTCTctgcggctgcggctgccAAGCCATTACCAGTCAAGCTCCCGACAATCAACACCAAAGTGGCCGACAGTCCTCTCACATCAAAACCCACGGGCAAGGAGACCAAAAGCCCCAAAATCCCGGGCGGTCCGGGGAAGctcaagaggaggaagagcagcAAAGCTGCTGTTACCCCGTCATAG